The following are encoded together in the Dehalococcoidales bacterium genome:
- a CDS encoding leucyl aminopeptidase, translating into MLYNVIAERATNIKTNALVVFYCQAQTGLPASITQIDQKLSGTIKRLIDVGEIKGKVGEVTIIHSGAMITPQRVVVCGLGKKDALKPDVLRQAAGSACKALTKKGVKEISFLVPDTELIALDVELIAQLLAEGAALGAWTFKKYFTSSNNGNGIDEVKIVIQNEDETKVKTGIRTGSIIAEAANLARNMANEPANYMKPEDMAKIAREVAEENKLVLEILDKEKMEELGMRAALAVAQGSSNPPKFIIMKYRGSGKKEIDLALVGKAVTFDSGGISIKPSEKMEAMKMDMSGGAAVIAAMKAIAELKLALNVVALVAAVENLPSGTAQRPGDVVKAMSGKTIEVISTDAEGRMTLADVLTYAGKIGAKRIVDVATLTGACVVALGEVATGVFTNNQELVDMVKAAGEEAGEYMWQMPMYDEYKEQYKSDVADIKNVGGRDGGAITAALFLSEFVDKTPWVHMDVAGTAMIGKDRKYWSKGGTGVPARTLINLALALAGK; encoded by the coding sequence ATGCTGTATAACGTTATTGCAGAACGCGCAACAAATATAAAAACCAATGCACTGGTTGTGTTTTATTGTCAGGCACAAACAGGCCTTCCTGCTTCGATCACTCAAATTGATCAAAAGCTGAGTGGAACCATTAAAAGATTGATTGATGTTGGAGAAATCAAGGGTAAAGTTGGAGAAGTTACCATAATTCACAGTGGGGCGATGATCACTCCCCAAAGAGTGGTTGTGTGCGGATTGGGTAAAAAAGATGCACTTAAACCTGATGTGTTGCGGCAAGCAGCTGGCAGTGCCTGTAAAGCTTTAACAAAAAAAGGCGTAAAAGAAATTTCCTTTTTAGTTCCTGATACAGAACTGATCGCGCTTGATGTTGAATTAATTGCACAATTGCTTGCTGAAGGAGCAGCGCTGGGCGCATGGACCTTTAAGAAGTATTTTACTTCTTCCAATAATGGTAACGGAATAGATGAAGTTAAAATCGTAATACAAAATGAAGACGAAACAAAAGTAAAAACAGGGATAAGAACCGGGAGCATTATAGCCGAAGCAGCCAATTTGGCACGGAATATGGCAAATGAACCAGCAAATTACATGAAGCCAGAGGATATGGCTAAAATAGCCAGGGAGGTGGCTGAAGAGAATAAGCTGGTGTTAGAAATTCTTGATAAGGAAAAAATGGAAGAATTGGGCATGAGGGCGGCTCTGGCTGTTGCCCAGGGTTCTAGCAACCCACCCAAATTTATCATAATGAAATACCGTGGATCGGGGAAAAAGGAAATTGACCTGGCACTGGTTGGAAAAGCGGTCACTTTTGACTCAGGAGGGATTTCAATCAAACCCAGCGAAAAGATGGAAGCCATGAAAATGGATATGTCTGGCGGAGCTGCGGTAATCGCCGCCATGAAGGCGATTGCAGAGCTAAAGCTAGCGTTGAATGTAGTTGCTCTGGTGGCTGCGGTGGAAAACCTTCCCAGTGGTACGGCGCAGCGCCCCGGTGATGTAGTCAAAGCCATGTCCGGCAAAACTATAGAAGTAATTTCCACCGACGCTGAAGGCCGGATGACTTTGGCGGATGTGCTCACATATGCTGGAAAAATTGGAGCAAAGCGCATTGTGGATGTTGCTACATTGACTGGCGCTTGTGTTGTTGCACTGGGTGAAGTTGCTACCGGTGTGTTTACAAACAATCAAGAACTGGTTGATATGGTGAAAGCAGCTGGAGAAGAAGCGGGGGAATACATGTGGCAGATGCCGATGTATGATGAATACAAGGAACAATACAAAAGTGATGTTGCAGATATTAAAAATGTTGGCGGGAGAGATGGCGGAGCTATCACTGCAGCTTTATTTTTAAGCGAATTTGTTGATAAAACCCCCTGGGTTCATATGGATGTTGCCGGGACGGCCATGATAGGCAAGGATCGTAAATACTGGTCAAAGGGAGGTACAGGGGTACCAGCCCGAACGTTAATTAACCTTGCACTTGCTCTTGCAGGAAAATAA
- a CDS encoding DUF167 domain-containing protein codes for MTESCRLNLKIVPNARANEIIGIQGGIIGVKIKAPPVEGKANIELISYLSRLLDIPKSNINIVRGHTARNKTVEIIGSNPEEISSRMGIG; via the coding sequence ATGACAGAGAGCTGCCGTCTCAACCTTAAGATAGTTCCCAATGCCAGGGCAAACGAAATCATCGGCATTCAGGGCGGTATCATTGGTGTAAAAATCAAGGCACCGCCAGTAGAAGGTAAAGCAAATATAGAACTAATTAGTTATCTTAGCCGCCTGCTGGATATCCCTAAATCAAATATAAACATTGTTCGCGGTCATACTGCCAGAAACAAGACAGTTGAAATTATTGGCAGTAATCCGGAAGAGATCTCTTCCAGGATGGGCATTGGTTAA
- a CDS encoding CinA family protein — MNEPESKIARLLTEKGLTLAVVESATGGLISHRITNVSGSSAYYKGSIIAYSNEIKLKMAGVKVETLVSFGAVSYQVATQMAEGGRRALKADICLADTGIAGPGSGSIEKPVGLVYVAIADKQNSASRKYVFTGSREENKASFADAALAWLLEYLEGSGLQSTFS, encoded by the coding sequence ATGAATGAGCCAGAAAGTAAAATTGCCCGATTACTAACTGAAAAAGGCCTTACTTTAGCAGTGGTAGAGTCTGCTACCGGGGGACTGATAAGCCATCGTATTACCAATGTTAGTGGATCATCTGCATACTATAAAGGTTCGATTATCGCTTATTCGAACGAAATTAAGTTAAAAATGGCAGGTGTAAAAGTGGAAACGCTGGTGAGTTTTGGAGCAGTAAGCTATCAGGTTGCGACGCAAATGGCAGAGGGTGGTCGTCGCGCTCTGAAGGCCGATATTTGTTTAGCAGATACTGGCATTGCTGGTCCGGGAAGTGGCAGCATCGAAAAGCCGGTTGGCTTGGTGTATGTTGCCATTGCAGATAAACAAAACTCCGCAAGCCGGAAATATGTATTTACCGGTTCACGGGAAGAAAATAAGGCGTCATTCGCCGATGCTGCACTCGCTTGGCTACTGGAATATCTGGAAGGTTCCGGACTTCAGTCAACTTTTTCGTAA
- the rph gene encoding ribonuclease PH gives MKRIDGRQWNELRPVKITPDFQHFAEGSVLIEIGNTMVACTATVEEKVPQFLRGTGSGWITAEYSMLPRSTVVRTPRDGFFGKVSGRNQEIQRLIGRSLRAVTELAQLGERTITIDCDVIQADGGTRTASITGAYIALYQAIYNMSRMGLVNNMFLKEAVAATSVGISKGRLLLDLNYDEDSSAEVDFNVVMTSTGEFVEIQGTAETKPFNRGQMDEMLDLAQKGIKELLQLQQQVIRDLGISLA, from the coding sequence ATGAAACGCATCGATGGAAGACAATGGAACGAATTACGTCCTGTAAAAATTACCCCGGACTTTCAGCACTTTGCTGAAGGCTCTGTTTTAATTGAAATCGGAAATACCATGGTGGCTTGCACTGCAACGGTTGAAGAGAAGGTTCCTCAATTTTTAAGAGGGACCGGTAGCGGCTGGATTACTGCTGAATACTCAATGCTTCCAAGATCAACGGTGGTACGCACGCCCAGGGACGGATTTTTTGGTAAAGTATCCGGTCGGAACCAGGAAATACAACGGCTCATCGGAAGATCGCTGAGAGCAGTAACCGAACTGGCGCAACTTGGCGAGCGTACGATCACAATAGACTGTGATGTCATACAAGCCGACGGGGGCACAAGAACGGCCTCTATCACTGGTGCATACATTGCACTTTATCAAGCGATTTATAATATGTCCCGCATGGGATTGGTTAACAACATGTTCTTAAAAGAGGCAGTTGCTGCAACCAGTGTTGGAATTTCCAAGGGGAGATTGCTATTAGACTTGAATTACGACGAGGATTCCAGTGCAGAAGTGGACTTCAATGTTGTGATGACTTCAACCGGAGAATTTGTGGAAATACAGGGCACAGCGGAAACTAAGCCTTTTAACCGTGGGCAGATGGATGAAATGCTGGACCTGGCACAAAAAGGCATCAAAGAGCTTCTTCAGCTTCAGCAGCAGGTAATCAGGGATCTGGGTATCAGCCTGGCTTAA
- a CDS encoding glutamate-5-semialdehyde dehydrogenase, with amino-acid sequence MSNYMEEASTRAERARAASRSLAYASTETKNLALRYIANSLITETDTILKANQDDYIEAQQSGMNPAMLDRLMLDSLRINAMAEDVLKVMSLPDPVGEMIEMRTLPNGMLIGKKRVPLGVIASIYESRPNVTIDISSLCIKSGNALVLRGGKEAFNTNKVLANLVANACTKAGLPEGTVEFINNTDRELVTYLLKMNHLIDMVIPRGGAGLINLVRENSTIPVVAGGVGVCHTYVDAAAKIDDAVNIVFNAKTQRPTVCNALDTVIVHQDIALDYLPRLAAALTKAEVEMRCDGRALGIIKDAGYKCQQASNEDWGKEFLSLVIAIKIVDNLDEALRHIAYYGSGHSEAIVSEDYSAVMRFLDEVDAACVYANASTRFTDGSQFGLGAELGISTQKMHARGPLGLKEITSYKWIIFGHGHIRP; translated from the coding sequence ATGTCCAACTATATGGAAGAAGCCAGCACTCGAGCAGAACGCGCCCGCGCCGCTTCCAGAAGCTTGGCATATGCTTCAACCGAAACAAAAAACTTAGCCCTTCGTTATATTGCCAATAGTCTGATAACTGAGACTGACACCATCCTTAAAGCCAACCAGGATGATTATATTGAAGCTCAGCAATCTGGCATGAATCCTGCCATGTTGGATCGGCTTATGCTTGATTCGTTACGCATTAATGCAATGGCAGAAGATGTATTAAAAGTTATGTCTCTCCCCGATCCAGTGGGAGAAATGATAGAAATGCGAACTCTGCCAAATGGCATGCTGATAGGTAAAAAACGGGTACCGCTGGGCGTGATCGCCAGTATATATGAAAGCCGCCCTAACGTTACCATTGATATTTCCAGCCTTTGCATTAAAAGCGGAAACGCTCTCGTTTTACGTGGCGGCAAAGAAGCCTTTAACACCAACAAAGTACTAGCTAACCTCGTTGCTAACGCATGCACTAAAGCCGGCCTCCCTGAAGGCACGGTAGAATTTATTAATAATACAGATCGCGAACTGGTTACCTATCTGCTCAAAATGAACCATTTAATCGATATGGTAATTCCGCGTGGTGGTGCTGGTTTGATCAATCTGGTACGTGAAAATTCAACCATACCGGTTGTTGCCGGCGGGGTCGGAGTCTGTCACACATATGTTGATGCAGCAGCGAAAATCGATGATGCCGTTAACATTGTCTTTAACGCCAAAACTCAACGGCCAACCGTCTGTAACGCTCTCGATACCGTCATCGTCCACCAGGATATTGCGCTTGATTACCTCCCCAGGCTTGCCGCTGCATTAACGAAAGCCGAAGTTGAAATGCGCTGTGATGGACGGGCCTTAGGCATCATCAAAGATGCCGGTTATAAATGCCAGCAAGCCTCGAACGAAGACTGGGGCAAGGAATTTTTATCACTCGTGATCGCAATAAAAATAGTTGATAACCTGGATGAGGCATTAAGGCACATTGCGTACTACGGCTCCGGACACTCTGAAGCTATAGTAAGCGAAGACTACTCTGCCGTTATGCGCTTCTTAGATGAAGTAGATGCTGCTTGCGTTTATGCCAATGCCAGTACCCGCTTTACCGACGGCAGCCAATTCGGCCTGGGAGCAGAACTGGGTATTTCAACCCAAAAAATGCATGCAAGAGGTCCGCTCGGACTAAAGGAAATTACTTCTTACAAGTGGATTATCTTCGGTCACGGGCATATCCGGCCTTAA
- the proB gene encoding glutamate 5-kinase gives MSKLNHTKQRIVVKVGTSLLTSSSPRLDVAAISHLVNQIASLHKQGHVITLVSSGACAAGKEKTGKVSGFAGVAERQIYASVGQSRLMNIYDKLFSEHSITIAQALLTKHDLADRSGYLNARNTLLALQDLGIICIVNENDVVAIDEVREEKFGENDKLAAMVANLIDADLLLILSDVNGLYSKDPQKYPDTAELIPIVEKVDDNIRTLASASHNKAATGGMITKLEAARVASESGITVTIASGREPNVITRIASGESIGTKFLPATLHKESRQRWLLSGLCIRGSLVIDDGAKQALIQQKRSLLPAGIIKVRGRFERGDAVDLYDSEDKRFGCGLTNYGSEEIKLIRGLHSTKIKDTLGYDYGTEAIHRNNLAIL, from the coding sequence ATGTCAAAATTGAATCATACAAAACAACGTATTGTAGTTAAAGTTGGGACCAGTCTGCTCACCAGCTCTTCTCCCCGATTGGATGTTGCGGCAATATCCCATTTGGTGAACCAGATCGCATCTCTTCACAAACAAGGCCACGTCATTACTCTTGTAAGTTCTGGGGCTTGCGCTGCCGGAAAAGAAAAAACCGGTAAAGTCAGCGGATTTGCTGGTGTTGCCGAACGCCAAATATACGCTTCGGTCGGCCAGAGCCGATTAATGAATATTTACGATAAATTATTTAGCGAACACAGCATCACAATCGCACAAGCATTGCTTACCAAGCACGACCTTGCAGACAGGTCCGGCTATCTTAATGCCAGAAATACTCTTTTGGCTTTGCAGGATTTGGGGATAATTTGCATCGTTAACGAAAACGATGTTGTAGCCATTGACGAAGTCCGAGAAGAGAAATTTGGCGAAAATGACAAACTGGCAGCCATGGTTGCCAACCTTATTGACGCAGATTTGCTACTCATATTATCTGACGTTAACGGACTATACAGCAAGGATCCACAAAAATATCCCGACACCGCCGAACTGATTCCAATTGTTGAAAAGGTTGACGATAATATTCGTACGCTGGCATCCGCAAGCCATAATAAAGCAGCTACCGGCGGTATGATCACCAAGCTGGAAGCCGCCAGAGTAGCAAGTGAATCTGGGATTACAGTAACTATTGCCAGCGGCAGAGAGCCCAATGTTATAACACGCATTGCCAGTGGGGAAAGCATTGGTACCAAATTTCTTCCCGCTACACTCCATAAGGAAAGCCGGCAGCGATGGCTTCTTTCAGGTTTGTGCATTCGAGGAAGCCTTGTTATTGATGATGGCGCAAAGCAAGCGCTTATACAGCAAAAACGTAGCCTGTTACCAGCCGGCATCATTAAGGTAAGAGGCAGATTTGAACGCGGGGACGCAGTTGATCTATATGATTCCGAAGATAAGCGCTTTGGATGTGGGCTGACTAATTATGGCAGCGAAGAGATAAAACTCATCAGGGGTTTGCATTCTACCAAGATTAAAGACACATTAGGTTACGATTACGGCACTGAAGCCATTCATCGTAACAACCTTGCAATTTTGTAA
- the mfd gene encoding transcription-repair coupling factor: MIVDFYNNLGLEQIAETLKKREQIQAVIMEAARPCVIAALSVKNNNPLAVVAPNPQRAIRLKEEIDFWLGREACIVLPENESLLYQRLPENRLNAQERIEALGKIISIRSNDAQPVIILTAKTLAAKTVEHGKFVDCWINIKTGQQIDPIIIIQHLQKIGYNIESMVNVPGTISRRGGIIDVFPVGKDKPVRIDFFGDEVDEIREFDPLSQRSTRTIDDVSIGPGSETSAALFTYDKEIKNRLDALQLTNLDEEHRADTFADINKLVSGEYFPHISYYGPLLYSESILNYLPANTILIFDDIDSIQWTISNIGAEDYKTRQTYVENGLLPGGMPSSYFNWQEIESQVNIMPSLFIYSWEPEAIGGIIRSGFNPVEKYGGSYDRFKTEIVKLAKEGKRVLVVSHQADRIRDILNEGEIISSLADDNSGHLLPGQILLVKGIVDGGWNLNGEIFLYSDSEILGFTRQNRQVIKKPGKHTISIDRIKPGDFVVHVDHGIARFGGITNMQSEGIMREFLVLEYDGQDHLYVPVDQIDRVSRYIGSGDTPPPLNRLGTGHWQNSREKATEAAKEIAAELLSLYSQREIIKGFSYSEDSVWQRELEDSFPYVETPDQLTALEQIKTDMSRTRPMDRLLLGDVGYGKTEVAIRAAFKAVQDNRQVAVLVPTTLLAQQHYITFSQRLAAYPVTIESLSRFKTSGEQTNIISRLKEGGIDIIIGTHRLLQKDVKFKNLGLIIIDEEQRFGVQHKEYLKKKRTEVDVLAMSATPIPRTLYMSMTGVRDISTIETPPEERLPVHTMVVRYNPQLIREAIMREVERNGQVFFVHNRVQSIGEINRKLKEIVPEARFSLAHGQMDEDELAQVMLDFTSGKTDVLICTTIIESGLDVPNANTLIVNRADKFGLIQLHQLRGRVGRGTAAGYAYFVYDDEEKLTEDGRRRLRTIYELAQLGSGFDIAMKDLEIRGAGTLLGTHQSGHIAAVGFNMYTELLKQAVEEEKARRAGIANKKEKKLPSPKINLPLVMLIPDYYVPDNGERLNFYRRISGIDNLKDLEDYTSELVDRFGALPEESANLIYGVRLKILAMGCGIGHINIEGNNLVISPYDGLRINTKDSLIHGKEGVRVSPYRIQLDIIKLGSKWRGELESLLRQRISLF, encoded by the coding sequence ATGATTGTAGATTTTTACAACAATCTCGGTTTAGAACAGATAGCTGAAACGCTAAAAAAACGGGAACAAATTCAGGCGGTTATTATGGAAGCAGCGCGCCCTTGTGTGATCGCTGCTTTATCTGTCAAGAATAATAATCCTTTAGCTGTAGTAGCTCCTAATCCACAGAGGGCAATACGTTTAAAGGAAGAGATTGACTTTTGGCTTGGCAGAGAAGCCTGCATAGTTTTGCCGGAAAATGAATCCCTGTTATACCAGCGTTTGCCAGAAAACAGACTAAACGCACAGGAACGGATTGAGGCGCTTGGGAAGATTATTTCCATTAGGTCCAATGATGCACAGCCGGTAATAATCTTGACTGCAAAAACGTTAGCCGCCAAGACTGTAGAACATGGCAAATTTGTAGATTGCTGGATAAACATAAAAACAGGGCAGCAGATTGATCCGATCATAATCATCCAACACCTGCAAAAAATTGGTTACAATATCGAAAGTATGGTAAACGTTCCAGGGACAATAAGCCGCAGGGGAGGAATTATTGATGTATTTCCGGTTGGAAAAGACAAACCCGTACGCATTGATTTCTTTGGTGATGAAGTAGATGAAATCAGGGAATTCGATCCTCTTTCACAACGTTCTACCAGAACCATTGATGATGTTAGTATTGGGCCGGGTAGTGAAACTAGCGCCGCTCTGTTTACTTACGATAAGGAAATAAAGAATCGGTTAGATGCACTACAACTCACAAATTTAGATGAAGAGCATCGCGCAGATACATTTGCCGATATTAACAAGCTAGTAAGTGGAGAGTACTTTCCCCATATATCATATTACGGACCCCTGTTATATTCTGAGTCAATTCTTAATTACCTGCCAGCAAACACTATTCTCATATTTGACGATATTGATTCCATACAATGGACAATATCCAACATTGGCGCTGAAGATTATAAAACCAGGCAAACCTATGTTGAGAATGGATTATTACCCGGCGGCATGCCATCTTCCTATTTTAACTGGCAGGAAATTGAATCACAGGTTAACATAATGCCTTCTTTATTCATATATAGCTGGGAGCCGGAAGCGATTGGAGGGATAATCAGATCAGGTTTTAATCCGGTGGAAAAATACGGTGGCAGTTATGATCGGTTCAAGACGGAAATTGTTAAATTGGCAAAAGAGGGAAAAAGAGTCCTGGTGGTATCCCATCAAGCAGACCGTATCAGAGATATTCTGAACGAAGGAGAAATCATCTCTTCGCTTGCAGATGACAACTCAGGGCATTTATTACCAGGCCAGATATTGTTGGTTAAAGGCATTGTAGACGGTGGATGGAACTTGAATGGAGAAATATTTCTCTACAGCGATTCTGAAATACTCGGCTTTACACGTCAAAACCGCCAGGTCATTAAAAAACCGGGCAAACATACAATCAGCATCGATCGCATAAAACCGGGAGATTTTGTAGTGCATGTAGATCACGGCATTGCTCGTTTTGGTGGTATTACCAACATGCAAAGCGAAGGGATTATGCGAGAATTCCTCGTACTGGAGTATGATGGGCAAGATCATTTATATGTACCTGTTGACCAGATAGACCGGGTAAGCAGATATATTGGATCGGGAGATACGCCTCCTCCTCTCAACCGATTGGGCACCGGGCATTGGCAAAACAGCCGGGAAAAAGCCACTGAAGCTGCAAAGGAAATAGCCGCGGAATTGCTTTCACTTTATTCCCAGCGTGAAATAATAAAAGGATTCAGTTATTCAGAGGATAGTGTCTGGCAGAGGGAACTGGAAGACTCCTTCCCTTATGTTGAAACCCCTGATCAGCTAACTGCGCTTGAACAGATAAAAACCGATATGTCCCGGACAAGGCCTATGGATCGACTGCTGCTTGGGGATGTCGGTTATGGAAAAACTGAAGTAGCTATTCGCGCTGCTTTTAAAGCCGTGCAAGATAATAGGCAAGTGGCGGTGTTGGTACCGACCACTCTTCTTGCTCAGCAGCATTACATAACGTTTTCACAGCGCTTGGCTGCTTATCCGGTTACCATAGAATCTTTAAGCCGGTTCAAAACATCTGGTGAGCAAACGAACATAATCTCCCGGCTTAAAGAGGGCGGTATCGATATTATTATTGGAACGCATCGGTTGCTTCAAAAAGACGTAAAGTTTAAAAACCTTGGATTGATAATAATAGACGAAGAGCAGCGCTTTGGTGTACAACACAAGGAATATCTTAAGAAAAAACGAACTGAAGTTGATGTGTTGGCAATGAGTGCAACCCCCATTCCGAGAACGCTTTATATGTCAATGACCGGCGTACGGGATATAAGTACGATCGAAACACCTCCAGAAGAACGTCTGCCTGTTCATACTATGGTCGTCAGGTATAACCCTCAGTTGATCCGAGAAGCAATCATGAGAGAGGTTGAAAGAAACGGCCAGGTGTTTTTCGTTCATAACAGAGTACAGAGCATTGGAGAAATCAATAGAAAACTAAAAGAGATTGTTCCCGAAGCGCGCTTTTCCCTGGCGCATGGACAGATGGATGAAGATGAACTTGCACAGGTCATGCTAGATTTTACATCAGGGAAAACTGATGTTTTGATATGTACCACCATAATCGAATCCGGGCTTGATGTGCCCAATGCCAACACGCTTATTGTGAATCGGGCGGATAAATTTGGACTTATTCAGCTACATCAATTGCGTGGGCGTGTAGGTCGAGGCACTGCTGCCGGATATGCATATTTTGTTTATGATGATGAAGAAAAACTCACCGAAGATGGGCGCCGGCGGTTGCGCACAATTTACGAACTGGCTCAACTCGGATCCGGGTTCGATATTGCTATGAAAGATCTGGAAATACGAGGTGCGGGCACTTTATTAGGTACGCACCAGAGCGGGCACATTGCGGCGGTTGGTTTTAATATGTATACAGAACTTCTCAAACAAGCTGTAGAGGAAGAAAAGGCACGTCGGGCTGGGATTGCAAACAAAAAAGAAAAAAAGCTTCCTAGCCCGAAGATTAATCTTCCTTTGGTAATGTTGATTCCAGATTATTATGTACCTGATAACGGCGAGAGGTTAAATTTTTATCGGCGTATCTCAGGGATTGATAATTTGAAAGACCTTGAAGATTACACTTCCGAGTTGGTGGATCGGTTTGGAGCATTACCCGAAGAATCAGCTAATCTTATTTACGGGGTAAGATTAAAAATTTTAGCGATGGGCTGTGGGATTGGTCACATTAATATTGAAGGAAACAATCTGGTGATATCACCTTATGATGGCCTTCGTATTAATACTAAAGATAGTCTGATACACGGGAAAGAAGGAGTACGCGTCAGCCCATATCGTATCCAGTTGGATATAATAAAACTGGGATCTAAATGGAGAGGGGAGTTGGAATCACTCCTGAGGCAGAGAATTTCCCTTTTTTGA
- the nusB gene encoding transcription antitermination factor NusB, whose protein sequence is MVGSRRKARSLTLQALYEIDLAGHTGDLVANSVLDGAGLSKDNEDFVREIVAGITNNREQLDGYITRFAPAWPLTQLPVVDRNILRLSIYELLYLKNTPIKVTINEAVELAKSFGGDSSPKFINGVLSSVYEAISKKGNSLPQE, encoded by the coding sequence ATGGTTGGCTCGCGCCGCAAGGCAAGAAGTTTGACATTGCAAGCGCTTTATGAGATCGATCTGGCTGGGCACACGGGAGATCTGGTCGCTAATAGCGTTCTTGACGGCGCGGGCTTATCTAAAGACAACGAAGATTTTGTCAGGGAAATTGTTGCTGGTATCACCAATAACCGAGAACAACTGGATGGCTATATAACTCGTTTTGCACCAGCCTGGCCACTTACCCAGTTACCCGTGGTAGACCGTAATATATTGCGGCTGTCGATTTACGAACTGCTATATTTAAAAAACACGCCGATAAAGGTTACCATCAATGAAGCGGTTGAACTGGCAAAATCTTTCGGCGGGGATAGTTCTCCCAAGTTTATAAATGGTGTTTTAAGCTCTGTTTATGAGGCAATCTCAAAAAAGGGAAATTCTCTGCCTCAGGAGTGA
- the rpmF gene encoding 50S ribosomal protein L32 produces the protein MGALPKRKTSKARKNERRSHIKTAEMPTLVECPECHTMRLPHNACPVCGTYKGREVIEIKQPKSKTE, from the coding sequence ATGGGAGCCTTACCAAAAAGAAAAACTTCTAAAGCACGGAAAAACGAGCGCCGCAGTCACATTAAAACGGCAGAAATGCCAACCCTGGTGGAATGCCCAGAGTGCCACACCATGAGACTACCGCACAACGCCTGCCCGGTATGCGGCACATACAAAGGCCGAGAGGTAATCGAAATCAAACAGCCGAAGTCCAAAACTGAGTAG
- a CDS encoding DUF177 domain-containing protein, with protein sequence MNEPLVMQFHVAQLLKEGVGAVRDYHVDDNAVILDESQPSRITGTVKLLRTSNGILVRAHLSTEVNLECARCLGIFQRKLEFDFEEEYFPLLDIYRDEYNDAPEDKDSFTIDENHYLDITDAARQYAILAKPMKPLCREDCPGIIF encoded by the coding sequence GTGAACGAACCCCTTGTAATGCAATTCCATGTTGCCCAACTTCTTAAAGAAGGCGTGGGTGCAGTACGCGATTATCATGTAGATGATAACGCAGTTATCCTGGATGAATCGCAACCGAGCCGTATCACAGGAACGGTTAAGTTGCTACGAACTTCCAACGGAATTCTCGTCCGGGCTCATCTTTCCACTGAAGTTAACCTTGAATGCGCGCGGTGCCTGGGGATTTTCCAAAGAAAACTCGAATTTGATTTTGAAGAAGAATATTTCCCGTTACTTGATATTTACCGAGACGAGTACAATGATGCACCTGAAGACAAAGATAGCTTTACTATAGATGAGAACCATTATTTAGACATTACTGATGCAGCTCGTCAGTATGCTATACTGGCTAAGCCGATGAAACCTTTATGTCGGGAAGATTGCCCTGGTATTATATTTTAA